A genomic stretch from Lathyrus oleraceus cultivar Zhongwan6 chromosome 2, CAAS_Psat_ZW6_1.0, whole genome shotgun sequence includes:
- the LOC127120085 gene encoding serine/arginine-rich splicing factor SR45a encodes MADSPVRRLSRSPSPWRGQSRSRSRSPSRSVERHRPRSRSIEMQRPRSRSRSIEMQRPGSQSRPLEMQRPGSQSRPLEMQRPRSRSRSLEKPRLRSRSRSLEMQRPRSPSRGRGRSRSRSPPDRNGGDTLYVTGLSSRVTERDLEEHFSKEGKVASCFLVVEPRTRISRGFAFVTMDSVEDANRCIKYLNQSVLEGRYVTVERSKRKRPRTPTPGHYLGLKNTREIGYRDDRGGGRYRGGYGRDDYPYRRSPRPSPPYRGGRDYSPRHSPYGGGRYRRDRSRSPYAPYGSPDRRYARGSR; translated from the exons ATG GCGGATTCTCCAGTAAGAAG GCTTTCAAGATCCCCTTCCCCATGGAGGGGTCAATCAAGATCTAGGTCTAGGTCTCCGTCAAGGTCCGTTGAGAGGCACAGACCTAGGTCGAGGTCTATTGAAATGCAAAGGCCTAGGTCTCGGTCAAGGTCCATTGAAATGCAAAGGCCTGGGTCTCAATCAAGGCCTCTTGAAATGCAAAGGCCTGGGTCTCAATCAAGGCCTCTTGAAATGCAACGGCCTAGATCTCGGTCAAGGTCTCTTGAAAAGCCGAGGCTTAGGTCTCGGTCAAGATCTCTTGAAATGCAAAGGCCTAGATCTCCCTCGAGAGGCCGTGGCAG ATCAAGATCAAGAAGTCCTCCTGATAG GAATGGTGGGGATACACTTTATGTAACTGGCCTATCTTCAAGGGTCACTGAGAGAGACCTAGAGGAGCATTTCTCTAAGGAAGGAAAG GTTGCTTCATGTTTTCTTGTGGTGGAGCCCCGTACGCGTATATCTCGTGGTTTTGCGTTTGTTACTATGGATTCTGTTGAGGATGCAAACCGCTGTATCAAGTATCTGAATCAATCTGTTCTAGAGGGTCGCTATGTCACTGTTGAGCGG TCAAAGAGAAAGCGGCCAAGAACTCCCACACCCGGGCACTATCTTGGGCTGAAAAACACTAGAGAAATTG GATATCGTGATGATCGTGGAGGTGGAAGGTATCGGGGTGGATATGGTCGTGATGATTATCCATATCGCCGGTCTCCAAGGCCCTCCCCACCATATCGAGGTGGCAGGGATTATTCACCAAGGCACTCTCCCTATGGTGGCGGAAGGTATAGGAGGGATAGGTCTAGGTCACCTTATGCTCCATATGGAAGCCCAGATAGGAGGTATGCTCGGGGGTCTAGGTGA